TACAACAACCGCTCTGCATTACCTTTCCTCAAGGCACTACCCCTTTTCAACTTAAAACAGGGTTAATTCATCTCCTCTCTACATTCAATGGTCTTCCTAGCAAAAGCCCACATAAACATCTCGCCGAATTCCACATGGTGTGCAGTAGCATGAAGCCGCAAGGAGTCTCAGAAGACCAAATCAAACTAAGggcatttcctttttctttagccGGAATGGCTaaggaatggttattttaccttCCGCCTAACTCAATAACCACATGGGCTGAACTATCTCGTGTTTTCCTTGATAGGTATTTCCCAGCGGCAAAGGCGAGCGAGCTTAGGCGAAGCATTTTGGGAATCCAGCAAAGGAGCGATGAATCTCTCTATGACTACTGGGAGAGGTTCAAAAAGTTATGCACAAGTTGCCCGCAGCATGGCCTATCCGAGTAGACCCTCCTTCAGTATCTTTATGAAGGAATGCTTCCGATGGACAAAAAGATGATGGATGCTACAAGTGGTGGCGCACTCGTCAATATGACGCCAGAAAATGCAAGAACTCTAATCTCTACTATGGCTGCAAACTCGCAACAGTTCGGCTCTTCAAGCCGACGGGTTCACGAAGTAAGTACCGTTTCTTTGGAAAATAAAATAGACAAATTGACTGATATTGTCAACTCTCTTATCACAGGTAAGATAGGAGCCGCGAAGGTTTGTGGAATCTGCACGATGCCGAACCGCCCAACCGGTTCATGTCCAATGCTACAAGATGAGACGGGCGCCCAAGTTAATGCCATAAATAACTTCCCAGGACCTTCTCAAAGGCCATACAATCCCTACGGTAACACTTTCAATTCCAGTTGGAGAGATCATCCAAATTTGAGCTATGgaaacaaaaaccaaaattacCAACCGAGACCACCTCCCTTTCCAAATCAATCACCACAAAAAACCTCTCTTGAGACCATTGTTGAAAAGTTGGCCATTTCACAAGAGAAATTCCAAACCCAAACACAATCTCATCTCCAAGAAATTGACAAACAAATAAGCCAACTAGCCCAAACCGTTGGTCGCCTAGAGTCTCAAGGACGATTACCTTCTCAAACCGAAACAAATCCGACGGAAAATGTGAGCGCGATTACTTTACGAAGTGGTATCGTAATTTCACCAGTGCCGATAAAGGAGCCCGAGAAAATCGAGAAAGACAAAGAAGACACTTCTTTGAAGAGTCAAGAAGAAAAATCCTCGCCTACCTCAGGTAAAGTCATTCCTAGTCTTTCTTTTTCTACTTACGAGACTCTTCCTCCCTTTCCAGGAAGGCTTGCAAGGCATAACAAAAAGGAAGACGAGAAGGAAATTTTGGATATATTTAAAAAAGTAGAAATCAATATTCCACTCCTTGATGTCATTCGAAAGGTGCCAAAATATGCAAAGTTTTTAAAAGACTTATGCACAAATCGGAGGCGGTTATCTGGCAATGAAAGAGTTAACCTCAATGAGAATATTTCAGCCGTTTTTCAGAGACGCCTACCACCAAAATACAAGGACCAAGCGATGTTTGCAATTCCGTGCAAAATAGGAAAAGTTGGAATAAAAAGGGCAATGTGCGATCTAGGCGCATCTATTAATGTCATGCCGCTAAGCGTCTACAACAAAATTTCAACAGAATCATTAAAAGAGACGCGAGTGACGGTTCAATTAGCTGATCGGTCAGTTATCTACTCCGAAGGGGTACTAGAAAACGTGTTGGTAAAGGTAAATGATCTCATTTTCCCTGCTGATTTTTACATTATTGACATGGAAAATGACCGCAGCAACAACGGatcagaaatcttgcttggacgCCCTTTCTTGTCAACAGGGCATACAAAAATCGATGTCCGTAACGGCATCTTAACCATGGAATTTTACGGGGAAGTGGTTAAATTCGATGTGTACAAAGCTATGAAGTATCTTGATTCCATTGCAAGTTTAAATTTTGTTGACATTATAGATCCGTTAGCCGATGATTTTATCGAAACtgatttgttttatgatttttgtaGGGAATTGGAGGATCTCGATGATGAAAGTGAAATCATTTCAACTCTTTCCTCCATTTCTGATTCTCAATTAATTCCATCTAAACCCCTTCCTTCAATTTTGTAGGCGCCACAACTAGAATTGAAGCAACTTCCATCGCATCTCAAATACGAATTTTTGGGCGATAACCGAACCTTGCCAATTATCATTTCAAGTGAATTATCACGACAAGAAGAGGAAGAATTGATTGCTGTTTTGCGCACCTATAAAAAGGCAATTGGATGGACACTAGCTAATATCCAAGGCTTAAGTCCATCCACTTGCATGCATAAAGTTAAAACAGAGGAGAACGCGAAACCAACGAGAGAAGGCCAGCGACGTTTAAACCCGCCAATAATGGAGGTTGTGAAGGAGGAGATTCAAAAGTTGCTAGATGCTGACATTATCTACCCCATTTCTGATAGCAAGTGGGTAAGTCCGGTCCATGTTGTGCCAAAGAAGACTGGAATTACAGTGGTCGAAAATGCCGAAGGAGAAATGATTCCGAAGAGAGTACAAAATGGTtggagaatgtgtatcgattataggAAACTCAACTCACAAACCCGAAAAGACCATTTTCCTTTACCATTTATCGATCAAATGATCGAAAGACTTGCTGGAAAAACACATTATTATTGTCTTAATGGATTTTCTGGATTTTTTTAGGTTCCGGTGGCACCTAAAGACCAAGAAAAAACAACATTCACTTGCCCTTTTGGAACTTTCGCCTATAGGAGAATGCCTTTCGGTCTTTGCAACGCTCCGGCCACGTTCCAACGATGCATGCTAAGAATTTTCTCCGATCACATCGAGCGAGGAATaaaggtatttatggatgattttactaTTTACGGTAATTCATTCTCTCAATGCCTTTCCAATCTTTCTTATGTTCTTAATCGATGCATTgaatttaaattggttttaaacTACGAGAAATGCCATTTCATGGTAAGTAAAGGATTGGTACTCGATCATGTGGTTTCGGCCCAAGGAATTACCGTTGATAAGGGAAAGATTGATGTAATTCGCTCACTTCCATACCCCACTTCGGTGAGGGAAATCCGTAGTGTTCTTGGCCATGCAGGTTTCTACCGACGGTTCATAAAGGACTTCCCTAAGTTGGCGCAACCTCTCTGCCGATTACTACAAAAGGACGTGAATTTTGTTTTTGATCAATCTTGCAAAGATTCGTTCGATGAGCTTAAGGGAAGGCTTATATCCGCACCAATCGTACAACCACCAAAGTGGACTTTACCATTTGAGATTATGTGTGACGCATCTGACCTTAGCATGGGAGCCGTTCTCGGCCAAAGGAGTAAAGAAGGACCACATGTGATAGCCTATGCCTCTAGGACTCTCGACTCGGCTCAATGCAACTACTCGACAACAGAAAAAGAGCTTTTTGCTGTCATTTTTGCATTAGAAAAATTTCGTTCTTATTTATTAGgaactaaaatttttgttttttccgATCATGCAGcgttgaaatatttgatgaataaAAAAGAAGCAAAGCCGAGGTTGATACGATGGATTCTCTTACTGCAGGAGTTCGATCTTGAAATCAAGGATAAAAAGGGAAGCGAAAACTTAGTAGCTGACCACCTAAGCCGTTTTCCTACTTCACCAGTCGAACCTCCCCTACGAGAACAATTTCCAGACGAAACATTGATGGAAGCACACACATCGTTCCCATGGTTCGCCGATTTGGCAAATTTTCTAGCTACGGGTAAATTTTCGAACAATCTATCTCAATCTGAGATCAAACGCATAAAAAGAGAGTCTCGATACTACATTTGGGATGATCCATATTTATGGAAAAATTGCTCGGATCAAGTTGTACGACGATGCGTATGTAACAGTAAGGTAAAATCCATACTTGAGTTTTGCCATTCCTACGCTTGTGGTGGACATTTCGGCCCTAAACGAACCGCACACAAAATTCTTGAGTGCGGATTTTATTGGCCAACATTGTTTAAAGAcacttacaacttttgcaaagcaTGTGACAAAAGCAAAGAGTCGAAATCTAAGTCGAAGGAGTGAGATGCCATTAAATCCTATAcacatctgtgaaatttttgatgTGTGGGGGCTCAATTATATGGGGCCATTTACCTCATCATTTGgaaatttatacattattttGGCTGTTGATTACGTTTCGAAATGGGTAGAGGCGAAAGCCACCCGAGAAAATGATGTAAAAACCACAACTAATTTTTCACGTGATTTTATTTTCTCAAGATTTGGAACTCCGAGAGCGATCATTTGCCACAGAGGAACACATTTCATTAACCGAGTCGTCGAAGCTTTGATGAAGAAATATGGCGTGACTCAGCGGATAGCGACAGCTTATCATCCACAAACCAACGGACAAGCAGAGGTTTTAAATCGAGAAATCAAGTCAATCCTAGAGAAGACTGTTAAACCAAACCGGAAAGATTGGAGCTTAAAATTAGTTGATGCGTTGTGGGCATATCGCACGGCCTACAAAGGACCTATCGGGATGTCACCTTACAGACTTATTTTCGGCAAACCTTGCCACTTACCTGTCGAACTCGAGCATAGGGCATTTTGGGCGGTGAAAGAATGTAATATGGAGATGAACGCTGTTGGCGAAGCACGAAAACTTCATATCCAAGAGCTTGAGGAGATTCGCCGCAACGCTTACGATAGCACACAAAATTATAAAGAGCGAACAAAAGCATTTCATGACAAGCACATTTCATTTAAATCATTTTCCGTTGGGCAGAAAGTTCTCCTATTtaactctaaattaaaaatttttgcagGAAAACTTAAGTCTAAGTGGAGCGGACCATTTACCGTGATCAATGTTTTTCCTCATGGAGCCGTGGAAATTGAGGATAGCTCAGGTGCAAGGTTTAAAGTTAATGGACAATGGCTAAAACCTTTCTTCGAGAACACACCAATCGGACTAATTGAAGAAATCGGGTTGGAAGAGCCAAAAATCTGACAGGAAAATGTCGAGCTTAACGACGTTAAACAAAGCGCTAAATGGGAGGCAACCCatttgtttacttttcatcaattttaataataatttttttttgtcgtTTGTTCAGACCCCTCCAAGCCCTAGAAGAAAACATCATGGAAATACTCTCCTTCCTTTACCTCAGCCGTGGCCGCCGTCGTCATTGATCACGGGGAGTATCCTTTACCTTTCTTTGTTCTTAAATGTACTTTACATTTTTTTTCCGTATTGGGACAATACGATTAAGTGAGGGGGAGGGTAAAGGATGACATTAATTTCGCCTTGCTTgtcatatttgtttgatgatatgttTGTTTGAATTGATTAGAAGAACAACTCCTTTGCCGTCGCTTGCCGCTAAGCATGTTATCATTATTTTAGTTCACAAAGATACTTGAATTAGCATGCTTGATAATCGAATAATATGAGTAAGTCCAATTTGACAACCCTTACAATTTGTCTTGATGTTGTTAGTTGAATTTCTCACCTAGCTTAATTAATTAGCCCATTTTGTGAGAACTTGAGCCTTTAGCATATACGATTATATTTTTATGCTCTTTTTCTTGCCTGAGAGTGTCAATTTGGACATTGGAATCTACAACTTGTGGCTTGTATGCATTTTGACATTACATTGGAATTTGATGTATTAATATGATTTAGGCATTAGGATtcaccctttcttttcccttaatGAACCAAGTTGAAgcctaattccgttttctttgttttcattaaGATTTTAGACCCGAGCCTTTTCATTTATTCCTCTCTTCCACCCTTGACAAAACAAAGAGCATAAGTTTAAGGTTGTGAGAtcatgtttcaaaaaaaaaacaaaaaaaaaaaacaaaaacacaaaaaaaaaacaacaaaaaaaacaacaaaaaaaaagagaaaagaaaaaaaaaagtttgatgATTTGTTCATTATAGCTACTTTTGTTTAGTTTGCTTATTCTTGTTGCCTATGTTTTCTAAGGTTGTGGACATGATATAGTTACTTGTTGGGAAACTCTTGTCTTGATTTTCTTAGCCTCATTTTAGCCTTATTCCCCACCTTTACCTAAGCCCCATTACACCCTTTATTAAAAGTCCTAATGATTTTTGCATCTCATTTCTTTAAAGTAGTGGAGAATTGATCTTGCCACAAGCCTATGGAGACCCTTATTCAAAATTTGACTTTGAGTGAATTTGATTTCTACACCcgaaacactttgagtgatttgagtgcaTCTTGGTAAGAATTAAGCTTAGGTTAGAATTTGATTGATAATTGATAGACAATGGTAAGGTTCAATAATTGTTCTTGCTTGCACCTATTCGttttttttattcatgttttattCACGTCATTTTTTGTGCACTTGAACTATTATAACTTTGTTTAAGACTTGCAACGGTTTAGGAGAAAGATGATGAagcttttgattaatttatttcaaacatacttgagggcaagtatGAGACAAGTGAGGGGGAATTTGATGTACTCTGATATTTGACACTTTTTGCTTGTTAATTCCTTTGTCTTATGAATTTTTCACTACTTAATTggttgtatttgatttatttcttgTGTAGTGAACCCAATACTAGAAATGGCAACAAAAAGACGTAATCTgcagctttttttttctttttattctgtCACGGctggagtcgtgggcacgacgCTGGGCACGACACGGATCTGACGTGGCAAATCAGAAGTCAACCGGGGAATATTCTAcaaacaacttatcttgatctattgACGTGATTTGGGGGATTTtggatttcattttcataattttatagaTATTATCTTATCTTTTTGATTAGTTTTCCTTGTTGATTTGGGAATTTGAAGCCTATAAATACCCACCTTGGGTAAGGCTAAGTATCTTTTGTCTTTTATTCTTGTTGCtactttattttcatttttaataaaattttcttcttttttgttatttctacttaattctattttattttattttattttatgtttttacattACCAAAACATGTTAAGCATGATAATCGATATCATGCTTGGCTAATTTTTCTCAAGCCAAGAGCTAGTACGAATCAATTCCTCACGTGAGAATTGAATATTGCTTAAATCCCTTCGGGATACATTTTTGTCTTTCTGCTTAGATAGTTTGGCAATCGGccttactaaaatttttaaacgtttttcaaataaaaaaggaTCGTTGGTCTGGAATCATTTAATTTTATAGTTGGGAGGAAGGATCAGCCTGTGGCATTTCGACTTCCTATGAACACTCTTAGCAGCGGTCCGCTAAGGAAAGACGAGATCAGAAATGATTCTTGATAAGACAACATCCGAGTTGGGCTTTTCCTATTTTAAAAACTAAGTATTTTAACGGCGATAGATGTGGTTGATTTACTTAAGAATCGACTTTCGAAGATAGACTTGGGAAGATCGGTTACATGAGAGAAAAGCAAGTTACGATGGGTTGGGCCTCGTAGACTGTAACCGACATGAATCCCGAAGCAAAAATCTATTTTCGATGATCGTGGGAATTGACGAAACTAGCTCGAAGCGATTCTTATACTCGTGTTTATTCAACTTAATCTTtcatcttctttattttattgcatttattttaatacatatttCTTTGCACTTTTACTTGTTTATTTTCTTGTTACTTCTCAAAtcaccttttttttattttccatttcagcTCCTAGGTCGAGAACAAGAAAATTTAATCAAAAATTCCATTAAACTCCCTGTGGATCGACCCTTTTCCACTATTctacccttttatttattttatttttgaagaggtttattttattttgataggcAAAACAACGCTTGTCACTAATGCGAGCAACTCTAAGAACCAGAGCTATGATGCTTAGTTTTCACTTTCGACAGTAGCATATCCAATAGGATAGATGTCATTAT
This is a stretch of genomic DNA from Gossypium arboreum isolate Shixiya-1 chromosome 11, ASM2569848v2, whole genome shotgun sequence. It encodes these proteins:
- the LOC108459066 gene encoding uncharacterized protein LOC108459066, whose translation is MDKKMMDATSGGALVNMTPENARTLISTMAANSQQFGSSSRRVHEVSTVSLENKIDKLTDIVNSLITGKIGAAKVCGICTMPNRPTGSCPMLQDETGAQVNAINNFPGPSQRPYNPYGNTFNSSWRDHPNLSYGNKNQNYQPRPPPFPNQSPQKTSLETIVEKLAISQEKFQTQTQSHLQEIDKQISQLAQTVGRLESQGRLPSQTETNPTENVSAITLRSGIVISPVPIKEPEKIEKDKEDTSLKSQEEKSSPTSGKVIPSLSFSTYETLPPFPGRLARHNKKEDEKEILDIFKKVEINIPLLDVIRKVPKYAKFLKDLCTNRRRLSGNERVNLNENISAVFQRRLPPKYKDQAMFAIPCKIGKVGIKRAMCDLGASINVMPLSVYNKISTESLKETRVTVQLADRSVIYSEGVLENVLVKVNDLIFPADFYIIDMENDRSNNGSEILLGRPFLSTGHTKIDVRNGILTMEFYGEVVKFDVYKAMKYLDSIASLNFVDIIDPLADDFIETDLFYDFCRELEDLDDESEIISTLSSISDSQLIPSKPLPSIL